A window of Microcystis aeruginosa FD4 contains these coding sequences:
- a CDS encoding chromate transporter, giving the protein METLKTLETETRPYSLKQLMYYFLKLGTFGFGGPIALVGYMHRDLVEEKQSISEANYQEGLTLAQVAPGPLAAQLGFYMGYVDYGILGSALVGLTFVLPSFLMVVILG; this is encoded by the coding sequence ATGGAAACACTTAAAACTTTAGAAACTGAGACCCGCCCCTATTCCCTCAAGCAATTAATGTATTACTTTTTGAAGTTAGGGACATTCGGTTTTGGTGGCCCCATTGCCTTAGTTGGCTATATGCACCGGGATCTAGTAGAAGAGAAACAATCTATTTCCGAAGCAAACTATCAGGAAGGATTAACTTTGGCCCAGGTCGCGCCTGGCCCCCTCGCCGCTCAATTAGGCTTTTACATGGGCTATGTTGATTACGGTATTCTAGGTTCTGCTTTAGTGGGACTTACTTTTGTTTTACCGTCATTTTTAATGGTGGTGATTTTAGGTTAG
- the ltrA gene encoding group II intron reverse transcriptase/maturase, with protein sequence MHWAKIQRYVFKLQKRIYQAAKSGQDAKVRKLQRLLVKSYYARLLAVRKVTQDNQGKKTAGVDGVIAVSPEQRLNLTEEIKGTLKAKPLRRVWIPKPGRDEKRPLGIPTTKDRARQALVKLALEPEWESKMEGTSYGFRPGRSAHDAISRIYTTINTGSYFVLDADIAKCFDRINHDFLLSKIHCPSSLKRDIKQWLKAGVLDNGAFEETDTGTPQGGVISPLLANIALDGMARLTETQFPKRKNRNQAVLIRYADDFVVISPSLEIIEQCQTAISEWLKPIGLELKPEKTRVCHTLNPIEYKGKIEEPGFDFLGFNIRQYPAGKYKAGKITKGIPKTFLTHIKPSQKAVKAHTEAIKGVIKKYKTTPQSALISHLNPIIRGWANYYSGVVSMDTFNKLDYTIWLMLRAWTVSRCGKANYKKLSNYFRPGTVKLSDGKERHESWLFQTKDGFQLWKHNWTPIVRHTLVRTDASPYDGNWTYWATRRGQAIDTPTRVAKLLKKQQGKCSRCGQYFTPSDLIEVDHIHPISLGGKDEYKNLQLLHRHCHDDKSATDGSLKSSTLTSSEVSVDNTRSTKRSQVVSLTREQLN encoded by the coding sequence ATCCACTGGGCGAAAATCCAAAGATATGTTTTCAAGCTCCAAAAGAGAATATACCAAGCGGCTAAATCGGGACAGGATGCAAAGGTTAGAAAGTTGCAACGTCTATTAGTGAAATCATACTACGCTCGTCTATTAGCAGTACGCAAAGTAACCCAAGATAATCAAGGAAAGAAAACAGCAGGAGTCGATGGAGTGATAGCAGTATCCCCAGAACAAAGGCTAAATCTAACCGAAGAAATCAAGGGAACACTGAAAGCAAAACCGTTAAGAAGGGTGTGGATTCCTAAACCCGGTAGGGATGAAAAACGTCCACTAGGAATACCAACCACCAAAGATAGAGCTAGACAAGCGTTGGTTAAGTTGGCGCTTGAACCAGAATGGGAGTCAAAAATGGAAGGAACCAGCTATGGTTTCCGACCCGGAAGGTCTGCCCATGACGCAATATCAAGGATATACACCACCATTAATACAGGTAGCTACTTTGTATTAGATGCCGATATTGCCAAGTGTTTTGACCGAATTAATCACGACTTTTTACTGTCTAAAATTCACTGTCCAAGTTCCCTGAAAAGAGACATTAAACAATGGCTCAAAGCAGGAGTATTGGATAACGGCGCATTTGAAGAAACAGATACAGGGACACCCCAAGGAGGGGTAATAAGTCCACTACTAGCCAACATCGCACTGGATGGAATGGCAAGATTGACCGAAACACAATTCCCTAAAAGGAAGAATAGAAATCAAGCTGTTCTAATAAGATACGCCGATGATTTTGTAGTGATTTCACCATCACTAGAAATTATTGAACAGTGCCAAACTGCCATTTCCGAATGGTTAAAACCGATAGGATTAGAACTCAAACCAGAAAAAACCAGAGTGTGTCACACACTTAACCCCATTGAGTACAAGGGGAAAATAGAAGAACCCGGTTTTGATTTCTTAGGATTCAATATCAGACAATACCCAGCCGGAAAATACAAAGCAGGTAAAATAACGAAAGGAATACCTAAAACATTCCTAACCCACATTAAACCTAGCCAAAAAGCAGTTAAAGCCCACACAGAAGCGATTAAAGGTGTAATCAAGAAATACAAAACAACACCTCAATCAGCCCTGATTAGTCACTTAAACCCAATCATTAGAGGTTGGGCTAACTACTACTCAGGAGTAGTATCTATGGATACCTTCAATAAACTAGATTACACAATCTGGTTAATGTTAAGGGCATGGACAGTATCAAGATGCGGTAAAGCGAACTACAAAAAGCTGAGTAATTATTTTAGACCGGGAACAGTCAAACTCAGCGATGGGAAAGAAAGACACGAATCCTGGTTATTTCAAACCAAAGACGGGTTTCAATTATGGAAGCATAACTGGACTCCAATTGTCAGACATACCTTAGTACGCACCGACGCTTCACCTTACGACGGAAATTGGACTTACTGGGCGACCAGAAGAGGACAAGCAATCGACACACCTACAAGAGTAGCCAAACTACTTAAGAAGCAACAAGGCAAGTGTAGCCGATGTGGACAATACTTTACCCCCTCAGATTTAATTGAAGTTGACCACATTCACCCTATCAGCTTAGGCGGAAAGGATGAATACAAAAACCTTCAATTACTACACCGCCACTGTCACGATGATAAATCGGCAACTGATGGAAGCCTTAAATCATCTACATTAACATCATCAGAAGTTAGTGTAGATAATACAAGGTCAACCAAAAGAAGTCAAGTTGTATCCTTAACAAGGGAACAGTTAAACTAG
- a CDS encoding DEAD/DEAH box helicase family protein gives MPVKGQAKTIGMLIPTLLQGDVEGWKNTGWAGVTSTTEELLRYWFEEEREGANFHPCQQQAIETIIYCHEILGIQNPYQLYQEFAPGHPRVAEAARSKTLQDELAPITFPKYCLKMATGSGKTWVLNALLVWHYFNALNDERPGLFTHRFLIVTPGKEVQKRILDAVKLGGEADINKPLFMPPGVRWRDRFYFELYEPSDFRENLTLTDDSFVVVTNWQQFRFAKDDPSLWEDLLGEREETPKAEIIADLLTKYPDICILNDEAHHVHAAKRPNKETGKDEELIWRRFMTFLHQQQSERHADKDYRVFQQIDFSATPFFGSGENKDYFPHIVYDYNLAQASADMLVKQLFLEQRQGYNTIFQK, from the coding sequence ATGCCAGTTAAAGGCCAAGCCAAGACAATAGGAATGCTAATTCCCACCCTTTTACAGGGGGATGTAGAGGGGTGGAAAAATACGGGCTGGGCCGGCGTTACCTCAACCACGGAGGAACTGCTCCGCTACTGGTTTGAAGAGGAACGGGAAGGTGCTAACTTTCACCCCTGCCAGCAACAGGCGATCGAAACGATCATCTACTGTCACGAAATTCTCGGCATCCAAAACCCCTACCAACTCTATCAAGAGTTCGCACCTGGACATCCCCGTGTGGCAGAAGCGGCACGATCAAAGACTTTACAGGATGAACTCGCTCCTATTACCTTCCCTAAATACTGTCTCAAAATGGCGACGGGAAGCGGTAAGACTTGGGTGCTTAATGCCCTGCTAGTGTGGCACTATTTCAACGCGCTCAACGATGAACGTCCCGGATTATTTACCCATCGCTTTCTCATCGTCACGCCGGGCAAAGAAGTCCAGAAAAGAATCCTAGATGCTGTCAAATTGGGCGGCGAAGCTGACATCAATAAACCCCTATTCATGCCCCCCGGTGTGCGCTGGCGCGATCGCTTCTATTTTGAGCTTTATGAACCGAGCGACTTCCGAGAAAACCTCACTCTCACCGATGACTCGTTTGTAGTGGTGACGAACTGGCAGCAGTTTCGCTTCGCTAAGGATGACCCGTCTCTCTGGGAAGATTTATTAGGGGAACGAGAAGAAACTCCCAAAGCGGAAATCATCGCCGACCTGCTCACCAAATATCCCGATATTTGTATCCTCAACGATGAAGCCCACCACGTCCATGCTGCCAAACGCCCCAATAAAGAGACGGGCAAAGATGAAGAGTTGATCTGGCGGCGATTCATGACATTTCTCCATCAACAACAGTCAGAACGCCATGCAGATAAGGATTATCGGGTATTTCAGCAGATAGATTTCAGTGCTACTCCCTTTTTCGGCAGCGGCGAGAATAAAGACTATTTTCCCCATATCGTCTATGACTATAACCTTGCCCAAGCTAGTGCCGATATGCTGGTTAAACAATTGTTCCTAGAACAGCGCCAGGGATATAATACCATTTTTCAAAAGTAA